Proteins encoded in a region of the Ancylobacter sp. SL191 genome:
- a CDS encoding Ppx/GppA phosphatase family protein: MVDETQTQAGLAPAERSSRTDPPCPETGRGEAGRARPNLAPETGPRRDDHRPRDAHRGRDDRGRDEARPRAEGGGSPRPHGGPHGGPHSPHHSSHHRPGEGPRGRFSDSCYAALDLGTNNCRLLIARPTASGFRVVDAFSRIVRLGEGLIGSGRLSEAAMSRAVDALAVCASKINARRIAGARLIATEACRSAANGAEFIARVARETGLELEIVDRETEARLAAAGCTPLVDTHADGAVLFDIGGGSTEVVWLDRLETCDGGPPAAIIRAWVSVPLGVVTVAERHGGVKVTPADFEAMVQEFRPHLDGFVAAVGPHNCGRLHLLGTSGTVTTIAGVHLDLPRYDRSQVDGTWLGAEQVRVVVDRLLAMPFAERAANPCIGVERADLVLAGCAILEAVRRAFPCDRLRVADRGLREGILVELMRADGVWRDSPGA; this comes from the coding sequence ATGGTCGACGAGACCCAGACGCAGGCCGGCCTCGCGCCGGCCGAGAGGTCGTCGCGCACCGATCCGCCATGCCCTGAGACCGGGCGCGGCGAGGCCGGGCGTGCGCGGCCGAACCTTGCCCCGGAAACGGGGCCCCGCCGTGACGACCACCGCCCGCGCGACGCGCATCGCGGCCGGGATGATCGTGGGCGCGATGAGGCACGCCCGCGCGCCGAGGGCGGCGGATCGCCCCGCCCGCATGGTGGTCCGCATGGTGGCCCTCACAGCCCGCATCACAGCTCCCATCACCGGCCGGGCGAGGGCCCGCGCGGGCGCTTCTCCGATTCCTGCTATGCCGCGCTCGATCTCGGCACCAACAACTGCCGCCTGCTGATCGCCCGGCCGACCGCCTCGGGCTTTCGCGTGGTCGATGCCTTCTCGCGCATCGTCCGGCTCGGCGAGGGGCTGATCGGCTCCGGCCGGCTGAGCGAGGCGGCGATGAGCCGCGCGGTCGACGCGCTCGCCGTCTGCGCCTCCAAGATCAACGCCCGCCGCATCGCCGGCGCCCGGCTGATCGCCACGGAAGCCTGCCGCTCGGCGGCCAATGGCGCGGAGTTCATCGCACGCGTCGCCCGCGAGACCGGGCTGGAGCTGGAGATCGTCGACCGCGAGACCGAGGCGCGCCTCGCCGCCGCCGGCTGCACGCCGCTGGTCGACACCCATGCCGATGGCGCCGTGCTGTTCGACATTGGCGGCGGCTCCACCGAGGTGGTCTGGCTCGACCGGCTGGAGACCTGCGACGGCGGCCCGCCCGCCGCCATCATCCGCGCCTGGGTGTCGGTGCCGCTCGGCGTCGTCACCGTGGCCGAGCGCCATGGCGGGGTGAAGGTCACGCCCGCCGATTTCGAGGCCATGGTGCAGGAATTCCGCCCGCATCTCGACGGCTTCGTCGCTGCCGTCGGCCCGCATAATTGCGGACGGCTGCATCTGCTCGGCACCTCCGGCACGGTGACCACCATCGCCGGCGTGCATCTCGATTTGCCGCGCTATGACCGCTCGCAGGTCGACGGCACCTGGCTCGGCGCCGAACAGGTGCGCGTGGTGGTGGACCGGCTGCTCGCCATGCCTTTCGCCGAGCGCGCGGCCAACCCGTGCATCGGCGTGGAGCGGGCCGACCTCGTTCTCGCCGGCTGTGCCATTCTCGAAGCGGTGCGCCGCGCCTTCCCTTGTGATCGCCTGCGCGTGGCCGACCGTGGCCTGCGCGAGGGCATTCTCGTCGAACTGATGCGTGCCGACGGCGTCTGGCGCGACAGCCCCGGAGCATAG
- a CDS encoding MFS transporter has translation MTSPTTTVEQDARQINAHDGEVRPGEIAVGVVIGRASEFFDFFVYAIASVVVFPKLVFPFVDALTGTIYSFAIFALAFIARPFGTALFMTIDRRHGRGAKLALALFLLGTSTVLIAFLPSYDTIGASVIWLLAVLRLGQGLAWGGTWDGLAPLLAMRAPQGRTGWYAMLPQLGAPIGLIIASALFAFFLGNLSATDFFEWGWRYPFFVAFAINVVALFARLRMAVTPEYVKLFESGDLEPQKITETIRLEGRGILIGAFAPLATFALFHMVTVFPLSWVFLFTEEAPTRFLLIEAVAAFFGLAAVFASGMIADKVGRRTLLGGSAVAIAVFSGFAPQLLAGGVVGESLYMILAFILLGVSFGQSSGVVASNFQRKYRYTASALTNDLAWLFGAGFAPLAALVISSHFGLIASGAYLLSGAVCTLLALRFNRSLSMAASG, from the coding sequence ATGACGAGTCCGACCACCACGGTTGAGCAGGATGCCCGGCAGATCAATGCCCATGACGGTGAGGTTCGCCCCGGCGAGATCGCCGTCGGCGTCGTCATCGGCCGCGCGTCCGAGTTCTTCGACTTCTTCGTTTACGCCATCGCGTCTGTCGTGGTGTTCCCGAAGCTGGTCTTCCCCTTCGTCGACGCGCTCACCGGGACGATCTATTCCTTCGCGATCTTCGCGCTTGCGTTCATCGCGCGCCCGTTCGGCACCGCGCTGTTCATGACCATTGACCGCCGGCACGGCCGCGGCGCGAAGCTCGCGCTGGCGCTGTTCCTGCTGGGCACCTCGACGGTGCTGATCGCCTTCCTGCCGTCCTATGACACGATCGGCGCCTCGGTGATCTGGCTGCTGGCGGTGCTGCGCCTCGGCCAGGGTCTTGCCTGGGGCGGCACCTGGGACGGCCTCGCGCCGCTCCTCGCCATGCGCGCGCCGCAAGGGCGCACCGGCTGGTACGCCATGTTGCCGCAGCTCGGCGCGCCGATCGGTCTCATCATCGCCAGCGCGCTGTTCGCCTTCTTCCTCGGCAACCTCTCCGCCACCGACTTCTTCGAGTGGGGCTGGCGCTACCCGTTCTTCGTCGCCTTCGCGATCAATGTCGTCGCGCTGTTCGCCCGCCTGCGCATGGCGGTGACGCCGGAATATGTGAAGCTGTTCGAGAGCGGCGACCTTGAGCCGCAGAAGATCACCGAGACCATCCGCCTCGAGGGGCGCGGCATCCTCATCGGCGCCTTCGCCCCGCTGGCGACCTTCGCGCTGTTCCACATGGTCACCGTGTTCCCGCTCTCCTGGGTGTTCCTGTTCACCGAGGAAGCGCCGACGCGCTTCCTGCTGATCGAGGCGGTGGCGGCGTTCTTCGGCCTCGCGGCGGTGTTCGCCTCGGGCATGATCGCCGACAAGGTGGGCCGGCGCACGCTGCTCGGCGGCTCGGCGGTGGCGATCGCGGTGTTCTCCGGCTTCGCGCCGCAGCTCCTCGCCGGCGGCGTGGTGGGCGAGTCGCTCTATATGATCCTCGCCTTCATCCTGCTCGGCGTGTCCTTCGGCCAGTCCTCGGGCGTCGTCGCTTCGAATTTCCAGCGCAAGTACCGCTACACCGCCTCGGCGCTGACCAACGACCTCGCCTGGCTGTTCGGCGCGGGCTTCGCCCCGCTGGCGGCGCTGGTGATCTCCAGCCACTTCGGGTTGATCGCCTCGGGCGCCTATCTGCTCTCCGGCGCGGTCTGCACCCTGCTGGCGCTGCGCTTCAACCGCTCGCTCTCCATGGCCGCCTCCGGCTGA
- the cyoA gene encoding ubiquinol oxidase subunit II codes for MRWLRLIALVPLAASLAGCNFVVLAPTGDIAAQQRDLLVVSTLLMLLIIIPVMALTVFFAWKYRASNTKATYEPEWSHSTQMELVIWSAPLLIIICLGALTWMGTHLLDPYRPLDRIAADTVVPAETKPLEVQVVALDWKWLFIYPEQGIATINELAVPVDRPIHFKITSSAVMNAFYVPTLAGMIYAMPGMQTQLHAVANSPVTSRGFSANYSGAGFSKMHFGFEATDEAAFASWIAKAKASTGALNRQAYLDIEKPSEAVPVTYFGTVDADLYDAILNMCVDPGKMCQSEMMALDARGGLGLASVNNVVPRTVVTAKASRGGTVFGGAPTYVVGVCTPEELAALLPLTAVPARTPLKDPRPVTGVGLPLPSLSSGESPADLSPNALVRGPRRLSNS; via the coding sequence TTGCGTTGGCTTCGTCTCATAGCACTGGTGCCGCTGGCCGCCTCATTGGCCGGCTGCAATTTCGTCGTACTGGCGCCCACCGGCGATATCGCTGCGCAGCAGCGTGATTTGCTGGTGGTCTCCACGCTGTTGATGCTGCTCATCATTATTCCGGTGATGGCGCTGACGGTGTTCTTCGCCTGGAAGTACCGGGCCTCGAATACCAAGGCGACCTATGAGCCCGAATGGAGCCACTCCACGCAGATGGAGCTGGTGATCTGGTCGGCACCGCTGCTCATCATCATCTGCCTGGGCGCGCTCACCTGGATGGGCACGCATCTGCTCGACCCCTACCGCCCGCTGGACCGGATCGCCGCCGATACGGTGGTGCCGGCCGAGACCAAGCCGCTGGAAGTGCAGGTCGTCGCGCTCGACTGGAAGTGGCTGTTCATCTACCCCGAGCAGGGCATCGCCACGATCAACGAGCTGGCCGTGCCGGTTGATCGCCCGATCCATTTCAAGATCACCTCCTCGGCGGTGATGAACGCCTTCTACGTGCCGACGCTGGCGGGCATGATCTACGCCATGCCGGGCATGCAGACGCAGCTCCACGCCGTCGCCAACAGCCCCGTCACCTCGCGCGGCTTCTCGGCGAACTACAGCGGCGCCGGCTTCTCCAAGATGCATTTCGGCTTCGAGGCGACCGACGAGGCGGCGTTCGCGAGCTGGATCGCCAAGGCGAAGGCCAGCACCGGCGCGCTCAACCGCCAGGCCTATCTCGACATCGAGAAGCCGAGCGAGGCGGTGCCCGTCACCTATTTCGGCACGGTCGATGCCGATCTCTACGACGCCATCCTCAACATGTGCGTCGACCCCGGCAAGATGTGCCAGAGCGAGATGATGGCGCTCGACGCGCGCGGCGGCCTCGGCCTCGCCAGCGTGAACAATGTCGTGCCGCGCACCGTCGTCACCGCCAAGGCGAGCCGTGGCGGCACCGTGTTCGGCGGCGCCCCGACCTATGTGGTCGGCGTCTGCACGCCGGAGGAACTCGCCGCGCTGCTGCCGCTCACCGCCGTGCCCGCGCGCACCCCGCTGAAGGATCCGCGCCCCGTCACGGGCGTCGGCCTGCCCCTTCCGTCGCTGTCCTCGGGCGAGAGCCCGGCGGATCTCTCGCCGAACGCGCTTGTCCGCGGTCCGCGCCGACTCTCCAACTCCTGA
- the cyoB gene encoding cytochrome o ubiquinol oxidase subunit I has translation MTQSPLIEPNFLLGRLNLQAIPYHEPILVVTFIVVAIGGLAVLGALTYFRLWGYLWKEWFTSVDHKKIGIMYMVLGIIMLLRGFADAIMMRLQQALAFGGSEGYLPAHHYDQVFTAHGVIMIFFVAMPMVTGFMNYVVPLQIGARDVSFPFLNNFSFWMTVSGAVLVMTSLFVGEFAQTGWLAYPPLSGIGYSPYVGVDYYIWALQIAGVGTTLSGINLICTIVKMRCPGMTMMKMPIFTWTSLCTNVLIVATFPVLTAVLALLSADRYIGTNFFTSDLGGNPMMYVNLIWIWGHPEVYILILPAFGIFSEVTSAFSGKRLFGYTSMVYATIVITILSYLVWLHHFFTMGSGASVNSFFGITTMIISIPTGAKMFNWLFTMYRGRIRFELPMMYTIAFMLIFVIGGMTGVLLAVPPADFVLHNSLFLIAHFHNVIIGGVLFGLFAGIAFWWPKAFGFRLAPFWGKVSFWFWVVGFFFAFMPLYVLGLMGVTRRLRVFDDPSLHIWFIIAAFGAFLIACGIGSFLLQIAVSIWKREELRDTTGDPWNARTLEWATSSPPPAYNFAFTPVVHDLDAWWDMKQRGYVRPLTGFKPIHMPRYTGTGPILAGISYVLGFALIWYIWWLAALAFVALLGTAIHHTFNYNRDFDIPADEVTRTEDERTRLLGAQAK, from the coding sequence ATGACCCAGTCTCCGCTTATCGAGCCCAATTTCCTCCTGGGGCGCCTGAACCTTCAGGCGATCCCCTATCACGAGCCGATTCTGGTCGTGACCTTCATCGTGGTGGCCATTGGCGGCCTCGCGGTGCTGGGCGCGCTGACCTATTTCCGGCTGTGGGGCTATCTCTGGAAGGAGTGGTTCACCAGCGTGGACCACAAGAAGATCGGCATCATGTACATGGTGCTGGGCATCATCATGCTGCTGCGCGGCTTCGCCGACGCCATCATGATGCGCCTCCAGCAGGCGCTAGCTTTCGGCGGTTCGGAAGGCTACCTGCCCGCCCACCATTACGACCAGGTCTTCACCGCCCATGGCGTGATCATGATCTTCTTCGTGGCCATGCCCATGGTCACGGGCTTCATGAACTATGTCGTGCCGCTGCAGATCGGCGCGCGTGACGTGTCCTTCCCCTTCCTGAACAATTTCTCGTTCTGGATGACGGTGTCGGGCGCGGTGCTGGTGATGACCTCACTGTTCGTCGGCGAGTTCGCGCAGACCGGCTGGCTCGCCTATCCCCCGCTGTCGGGCATCGGCTACAGCCCCTATGTCGGCGTGGATTATTACATCTGGGCGCTGCAGATCGCCGGCGTCGGCACAACCTTGTCGGGCATCAACCTCATCTGCACCATCGTGAAGATGCGCTGCCCCGGCATGACCATGATGAAGATGCCGATCTTCACCTGGACCTCGCTGTGCACCAACGTGCTGATCGTCGCCACCTTCCCGGTGCTGACCGCCGTTCTCGCGCTGCTCTCGGCCGACCGCTACATCGGCACCAACTTCTTCACGTCCGATCTCGGCGGCAACCCGATGATGTACGTGAACCTGATCTGGATCTGGGGCCACCCGGAGGTCTACATCCTGATCCTGCCGGCCTTCGGCATCTTCTCGGAGGTCACCTCGGCCTTCTCCGGCAAGCGGCTGTTCGGCTACACCTCGATGGTCTACGCCACCATCGTCATCACCATCCTGTCCTACCTGGTGTGGCTGCACCACTTCTTCACGATGGGCTCGGGCGCCAGCGTGAACTCCTTCTTCGGCATCACCACGATGATCATCTCGATCCCCACGGGCGCGAAGATGTTCAACTGGCTGTTCACGATGTACCGCGGCCGCATCCGCTTCGAGCTGCCGATGATGTACACCATCGCCTTCATGCTGATCTTCGTGATCGGCGGCATGACGGGCGTGCTGCTGGCGGTGCCGCCGGCCGACTTCGTGCTGCACAACTCGCTGTTCCTGATCGCGCATTTCCACAACGTCATTATCGGCGGCGTGCTGTTCGGCCTGTTCGCCGGCATCGCCTTCTGGTGGCCCAAGGCGTTCGGCTTCCGGCTGGCGCCGTTCTGGGGCAAGGTGTCGTTCTGGTTCTGGGTGGTGGGCTTCTTCTTCGCCTTCATGCCGCTCTATGTGCTCGGCCTGATGGGCGTGACCCGCCGCCTGCGCGTCTTCGACGACCCGTCGCTGCACATCTGGTTCATCATCGCGGCCTTCGGCGCCTTCCTCATCGCCTGCGGCATCGGCTCCTTCCTGCTGCAGATCGCCGTCTCGATCTGGAAGCGCGAAGAACTGCGCGACACCACGGGCGACCCGTGGAACGCGCGCACGCTGGAATGGGCGACCTCCTCGCCCCCGCCGGCCTACAACTTCGCCTTCACCCCCGTGGTGCATGACCTCGACGCGTGGTGGGACATGAAGCAGCGCGGCTATGTGCGCCCGCTGACCGGCTTCAAGCCGATCCACATGCCCCGCTATACCGGCACCGGCCCGATCCTCGCCGGTATCAGCTACGTGCTCGGTTTCGCGCTGATCTGGTACATCTGGTGGCTCGCGGCGCTGGCCTTCGTGGCGCTGCTCGGCACCGCCATCCACCACACCTTCAACTACAACCGCGACTTCGACATTCCCGCTGACGAGGTCACCCGTACCGAGGACGAGCGCACCCGGCTGCTCGGCGCGCAGGCGAAGTGA